A stretch of the Acetomicrobium thermoterrenum DSM 13490 genome encodes the following:
- a CDS encoding YbaK/EbsC family protein → MNADRHYTEEVQRVWEKLKELGYEGEILVSDKTIFTVEDASRAIGVPEEHILKSLIFLVDGEPVLVLMSGSNKVDIKKVKKTLGGRKIKMAGPDYIEENFGYKVGGVPPVGYNIKMKALIDEDVRKYDTLWAAAGNDHAFFPISPDELVRLTGGTILDIKKQ, encoded by the coding sequence ATGAACGCAGATCGGCATTACACGGAAGAAGTCCAAAGGGTATGGGAAAAATTAAAGGAACTTGGATATGAGGGTGAAATTCTAGTGAGCGATAAAACCATATTCACCGTAGAAGACGCATCAAGGGCGATAGGCGTGCCTGAAGAACACATCCTCAAAAGCCTCATATTCCTCGTTGACGGAGAACCTGTCTTGGTCCTGATGAGCGGCTCAAATAAGGTCGACATAAAAAAAGTTAAAAAAACCCTCGGAGGACGTAAGATCAAGATGGCCGGACCCGATTATATCGAAGAAAATTTCGGATATAAAGTGGGCGGCGTTCCGCCGGTAGGTTATAATATTAAAATGAAAGCATTGATAGATGAAGATGTACGCAAATACGACACATTATGGGCTGCCGCTGGCAACGATCACGCCTTTTTCCCTATTTCCCCCGACGAACTCGTAAGGTTAACGGGCGGAACCATTCTTGACATTAAAAAGCAGTGA
- a CDS encoding Hsp20/alpha crystallin family protein, with amino-acid sequence MKRPELPERRGRGLWWNPWMMGIDRLQEEISRVFDDFASRFVPPVLGGGAVSVDVYRKDGNVIVEAEMPGIDPRDVDIKVYEDKVLLRAEKGASREVESEDVIRSERYYGKISRVISLPVEVIPEKAKAKFKNGLLTIAIPEKEPEEEGGYRINIETED; translated from the coding sequence ATGAAAAGACCTGAATTACCGGAAAGAAGAGGACGCGGACTGTGGTGGAACCCTTGGATGATGGGAATAGATAGACTACAGGAGGAGATAAGCAGAGTGTTTGACGATTTTGCTAGCAGATTTGTGCCGCCGGTGTTGGGTGGAGGTGCGGTATCGGTAGACGTATATCGCAAAGATGGAAACGTGATAGTCGAGGCGGAAATGCCGGGCATTGATCCACGCGATGTGGATATAAAGGTATATGAAGACAAGGTACTCTTGAGGGCCGAAAAGGGTGCCAGCAGAGAAGTGGAGTCCGAGGATGTAATAAGATCTGAAAGGTACTACGGCAAGATTTCCAGGGTAATATCGCTTCCTGTCGAAGTGATACCCGAAAAGGCCAAGGCTAAATTCAAAAACGGGCTTTTGACGATCGCCATACCTGAAAAGGAGCCAGAAGAGGAAGGCGGCTATCGGATCAACATTGAAACCGAAGATTAA
- a CDS encoding dipeptidase → MKISLNSLLVGFGLIMLTTLLFGATSFACTTIIAGKNTTNDGSVLLGHNEDNGGICNTLHWYVPRMKHEDNEYVLLRRGGKVPQVPETYAYIWSENVGLEWSDGGINEKGVTLGSNWAGSRVQSEEAELTDGGIGYMLRHIILQRASTAREGVEIAAKLLDEFGYAHPGRSYQIADSNEGWVLHAMRGKHYVAMRVPDDQVYFIPNVYVIHDVDFNDTKNFIASKGLKKYAIEKGWYDEKEPFDFAKVFADPESLMAKSNTYRQWGAHYLLTGKNPVFLEGEWKLPTTVKPNRKLGLEDMADILRFHYENTELDENPGYEKGTPHSVGVRKICVATTNTSFIAQLRSEMPKEIGNIYWLATGSPCTGVYVPWYLGILEIPHQWQVAQETPLNTKRSFLDYHFDPAPEVLQFNDASAYYTFTELENLVGMNYKEEIDWVRSEWKKTERQNIERQPYLEKMLLEMYNADPDLAIQFLTDYSKGISTEVFVRAKDMIHILKTKYMSH, encoded by the coding sequence GTGAAGATATCTCTTAACAGCCTTTTGGTAGGGTTTGGACTCATAATGTTGACTACACTCCTATTTGGCGCGACGTCATTCGCCTGCACTACGATAATTGCCGGCAAGAACACCACTAACGACGGTTCGGTTTTATTGGGTCACAACGAGGACAACGGAGGAATATGCAACACCCTGCACTGGTATGTTCCACGCATGAAACACGAAGATAACGAATATGTCCTGTTGAGGCGAGGCGGCAAAGTGCCACAAGTTCCAGAGACATACGCCTATATTTGGTCCGAAAACGTAGGGTTGGAGTGGAGCGACGGAGGCATAAACGAAAAAGGGGTGACCCTGGGAAGCAATTGGGCTGGCTCGAGAGTGCAATCTGAGGAGGCAGAACTTACCGACGGCGGGATTGGATACATGTTGCGCCACATCATTCTCCAGCGAGCTTCAACCGCCAGAGAAGGTGTAGAAATCGCTGCCAAGTTGCTCGATGAGTTCGGCTACGCTCATCCGGGTCGTTCATATCAAATTGCCGACTCGAATGAAGGATGGGTTTTACATGCAATGAGGGGCAAACATTATGTAGCCATGCGAGTGCCCGACGATCAAGTCTATTTCATTCCCAACGTCTACGTGATACACGACGTTGATTTCAATGATACCAAAAACTTCATCGCGTCAAAGGGATTGAAGAAATATGCGATCGAGAAGGGATGGTACGATGAAAAGGAACCCTTCGACTTCGCCAAAGTCTTTGCCGATCCCGAAAGCCTAATGGCCAAGTCAAATACATACAGGCAGTGGGGAGCTCATTACCTTTTGACGGGTAAAAACCCCGTCTTCTTAGAGGGCGAATGGAAATTGCCTACCACTGTCAAGCCTAACCGCAAGCTGGGCTTGGAGGATATGGCCGATATACTCAGATTCCACTACGAAAATACAGAGCTCGATGAAAACCCAGGCTATGAAAAGGGAACTCCCCACAGCGTCGGTGTAAGAAAGATTTGCGTTGCCACAACTAATACCTCATTTATAGCCCAGTTAAGAAGCGAAATGCCCAAAGAGATTGGAAACATATACTGGCTTGCCACGGGATCGCCCTGCACCGGCGTTTACGTTCCCTGGTATTTGGGAATTTTGGAAATCCCTCATCAATGGCAGGTCGCACAAGAGACTCCACTTAATACTAAACGATCTTTCCTCGATTACCACTTTGATCCGGCACCTGAGGTCCTCCAATTTAATGACGCCTCTGCCTACTATACCTTTACGGAGCTAGAAAATCTGGTAGGCATGAACTACAAAGAGGAGATAGATTGGGTCAGGAGTGAATGGAAAAAGACAGAGCGTCAAAACATAGAAAGACAACCTTACCTGGAGAAAATGCTTTTGGAGATGTATAACGCAGACCCCGATTTGGCCATCCAGTTTCTCACGGACTACTCGAAGGGAATATCCACAGAAGTCTTCGTCCGAGCAAAAGACATGATCCATATATTGAAAACAAAATACATGTCACATTAA
- a CDS encoding formate/nitrite transporter family protein, translated as MSFKSPADIANSACATATGKCSLRISQMLFLGFLAGAYIGFGGFLYTVVTQDLSQYVGFGLSKLVGGASFTVGLMLVIIAGGELFTGNCLIPIGALAGCVTLKEILKNWVIVYFANLIGSLFLAYLIYRTGLAGDAVGSNALKIASGKMSLPFGIAFFRGILCNWLVVLAVWMAMAAEDIISKIFAIFFPIMTFVASGFEHSIANMYFMALGILLKNNEGLVSQAGLSSHSLDALSVGGFLNNIIPVTLGNIIGGVVFVALFYYLAYKDKING; from the coding sequence ATGAGCTTTAAATCGCCTGCGGATATAGCAAACAGTGCCTGTGCGACAGCGACAGGCAAATGTAGTTTGCGAATTTCTCAGATGCTTTTTCTGGGTTTTTTAGCTGGTGCCTATATAGGCTTTGGTGGGTTTCTTTATACCGTCGTAACACAGGACCTCAGCCAATATGTCGGCTTTGGCCTGTCTAAACTGGTTGGCGGCGCATCATTTACCGTCGGATTGATGTTGGTAATCATTGCCGGAGGCGAGCTTTTTACGGGCAATTGCTTGATCCCCATTGGAGCTTTGGCAGGTTGTGTTACTTTGAAAGAAATACTTAAAAACTGGGTTATCGTTTACTTTGCAAACTTGATTGGATCGCTTTTCTTGGCTTATTTGATATATCGTACAGGTTTGGCAGGTGATGCCGTAGGATCGAACGCGTTGAAGATAGCATCGGGCAAGATGTCTTTGCCCTTTGGAATTGCCTTCTTTCGTGGCATTCTGTGCAACTGGCTGGTAGTTTTAGCCGTGTGGATGGCTATGGCGGCAGAAGATATAATCAGCAAGATATTTGCCATATTTTTCCCCATCATGACCTTTGTGGCCTCGGGTTTCGAGCACAGCATCGCCAATATGTACTTTATGGCCCTTGGCATTCTTCTAAAAAACAACGAAGGGCTGGTCTCTCAAGCCGGTTTAAGCTCCCACTCACTCGACGCTCTTTCTGTTGGCGGGTTTTTAAACAACATCATCCCCGTTACTTTGGGGAATATTATAGGAGGCGTTGTATTTGTAGCTCTGTTTTACTATTTGGCCTATAAAGATAAAATTAATGGATAA
- the panB gene encoding 3-methyl-2-oxobutanoate hydroxymethyltransferase, which produces MSKKSRLDFMKMKEKGEPVAWITAYDFPTASFAEQAGMDMILVGDSLGMVLLGYKGTIPVTMEECITCCKAVRRGAPNTFCIGDMPFMSYQISDEDAVYNAGRFLKEADMDAVKLEGGRRVITRIKAIADAGILVMGHIGLTPQSSGVLGGFKAQGRDPKSAKDLIMDARAIEEAGAFALLLEAVPPELTEFIAKDLSIPVYSIGAGAPCDGQLLICGDMLGLFQAFTPKFVKKYANVAEVEIEAFKRYIEDVKTGKFPEDQHCYHILPETAEEYQKMLEELRRS; this is translated from the coding sequence ATGTCAAAGAAATCACGTCTGGACTTCATGAAGATGAAGGAAAAGGGAGAGCCCGTAGCATGGATAACGGCCTACGACTTTCCCACGGCATCCTTTGCCGAACAGGCAGGGATGGATATGATCTTGGTAGGAGACAGCTTAGGGATGGTACTGCTGGGCTACAAGGGAACCATACCTGTGACGATGGAAGAATGCATCACCTGCTGCAAGGCAGTGCGAAGAGGTGCTCCTAATACCTTTTGCATAGGCGATATGCCCTTCATGTCATACCAGATATCCGACGAAGACGCCGTGTATAACGCAGGAAGGTTTTTGAAGGAAGCCGACATGGACGCCGTGAAACTTGAAGGCGGAAGAAGGGTCATAACGAGGATAAAGGCCATTGCCGACGCAGGGATCTTGGTCATGGGACATATCGGTCTTACCCCTCAAAGTTCAGGAGTCCTTGGGGGATTTAAGGCACAGGGCAGAGACCCAAAAAGCGCCAAAGACCTAATAATGGACGCTCGAGCCATAGAGGAAGCCGGAGCTTTCGCCCTACTTCTTGAGGCGGTACCACCAGAACTGACCGAATTCATAGCAAAAGACCTTTCCATACCCGTTTACTCCATAGGAGCAGGAGCTCCCTGCGACGGACAGCTTCTCATATGCGGAGACATGCTTGGGTTATTCCAGGCCTTCACTCCAAAGTTCGTAAAGAAGTACGCAAACGTCGCAGAAGTTGAGATAGAGGCCTTCAAGAGATATATAGAGGACGTTAAGACGGGCAAATTCCCGGAGGATCAGCATTGCTACCACATACTGCCCGAGACGGCTGAGGAATATCAGAAGATGCTTGAGGAGTTAAGAAGGTCATAG
- a CDS encoding Glu/Leu/Phe/Val family dehydrogenase, with translation MSDLWNNTIGYMKKASKALNLNEEILDALLKCKRVLEFQIPLRMDDGKVRYFTGYRVVHNDALGVSGDGTRIVAGLTADEVKGLALVMSIKHAANGIPAGGAKGGIDADPTLLSEGEFERLVRGYVRGLFPRGAKVDVPGADINTSAKTQAWMLDEYEQITGIHSPGAVNDKPRILGGSLGGEDATGRGMYHLTLKICEEQDWAPEDVKVAIQGFGNVGSHYAKYLQSAGFKVVAVSDIKGGIFNPDGINIEDLLKYSRMTGSVVSFPDARQITNEEILLCDCDILAPSAVEDVITLRNAGDIKAKIIIEGANGPITPQADDVLYSRGIIVVPDVVANAGSAIVCHFERSQCATDYYWDLETVQAKLESQIINSYVSMKNTAKELHISFRTAAWVNALKAIVKAMKLRGLL, from the coding sequence ATGTCTGATCTGTGGAATAACACCATTGGCTATATGAAAAAAGCGAGCAAAGCTCTAAATTTGAATGAAGAGATATTGGATGCGCTGCTTAAATGCAAGCGGGTTCTGGAGTTTCAGATACCCCTGCGCATGGACGACGGGAAGGTTCGGTATTTTACCGGATATCGCGTCGTGCATAACGATGCTTTGGGCGTCTCTGGAGACGGTACTCGCATAGTTGCCGGCCTAACCGCCGACGAAGTTAAGGGTCTGGCTCTAGTCATGAGTATCAAACATGCTGCCAATGGTATTCCAGCGGGAGGAGCTAAGGGTGGGATCGATGCTGATCCCACCCTTTTGTCCGAAGGTGAATTCGAGCGCTTAGTCAGAGGTTACGTCAGAGGACTTTTCCCAAGAGGTGCCAAGGTGGACGTTCCGGGCGCAGATATCAACACTAGCGCAAAAACGCAGGCTTGGATGCTCGATGAATACGAACAGATAACGGGAATTCATTCGCCTGGCGCCGTCAATGACAAGCCCAGGATTCTGGGCGGTTCTTTGGGAGGAGAAGACGCCACGGGAAGAGGTATGTATCATCTTACTTTGAAAATATGCGAAGAGCAGGACTGGGCTCCCGAAGACGTCAAAGTAGCCATACAGGGCTTTGGAAACGTAGGTTCCCATTACGCAAAATACCTGCAAAGCGCAGGGTTTAAGGTCGTCGCCGTAAGCGATATTAAGGGAGGAATCTTCAATCCCGATGGGATCAATATAGAGGACTTGCTCAAATACTCGAGAATGACCGGTTCAGTAGTATCTTTCCCCGATGCCAGGCAAATCACCAATGAAGAGATACTGCTTTGTGATTGCGACATCCTCGCCCCTAGCGCAGTGGAAGACGTAATAACCCTTCGAAATGCAGGAGATATAAAAGCTAAGATCATAATCGAAGGGGCCAACGGACCCATAACCCCCCAGGCCGACGATGTCCTGTATTCTCGAGGAATTATTGTAGTGCCCGATGTGGTCGCCAACGCGGGCAGCGCTATAGTATGTCACTTCGAAAGATCGCAATGCGCCACCGATTATTACTGGGACCTGGAGACGGTCCAAGCAAAACTGGAAAGCCAAATAATAAATTCCTACGTTTCCATGAAAAACACTGCAAAAGAGTTACATATCTCTTTTAGAACTGCTGCATGGGTAAATGCCTTAAAGGCGATAGTTAAAGCCATGAAACTGAGGGGGCTTCTTTGA
- a CDS encoding threonine/serine dehydratase yields the protein MKAESHSICSHTIDLNLLHIYEAKKRISPLVRHTPLVKSDPLSTLFDHDVFLKLEFLQDPGAFKVRGATNKILSLSPTDRKRGVVTFSTGNHGLCTCWVAKKTDTPAVVCVSKRVAKLSPKRIEFMRALGAEVVVSGDTQDEAGEMAKELVATRGLTLIHPFDDPFVIAGQGTIGLELLEDEPSISSVLVPLSGGGLISGIALAMKSASPSIKVIGVSIENAPVMYESIKAGHPIEMKEVDSIAESLLGGIGLDNRYTFEMVRDLVDEIVLVSEKEIENALSFTLENHHWLLEGAGVAGIAALLSNKASGTGKTAIILSGSNCEARSLLKQLQI from the coding sequence ATGAAGGCAGAAAGCCATAGCATTTGCTCCCATACAATTGATTTGAACCTACTTCACATATATGAGGCAAAAAAGCGCATATCACCGCTCGTTCGCCACACGCCTCTCGTGAAATCAGATCCGCTTTCGACTCTTTTCGATCATGACGTTTTTCTAAAGCTTGAATTTTTACAAGACCCTGGGGCATTTAAAGTTAGAGGAGCGACTAACAAGATACTTTCCCTATCCCCGACCGACAGAAAAAGGGGTGTGGTTACCTTTTCCACTGGAAACCACGGACTATGCACATGCTGGGTAGCAAAAAAGACCGATACACCTGCGGTAGTATGCGTTTCAAAACGCGTCGCTAAATTAAGTCCAAAGCGCATTGAATTCATGCGAGCCCTTGGAGCTGAAGTCGTCGTAAGCGGCGATACACAGGATGAAGCGGGTGAAATGGCAAAAGAACTTGTTGCAACGAGAGGTCTGACGTTGATACATCCCTTCGATGATCCTTTTGTCATTGCAGGACAGGGGACGATAGGGCTGGAATTGCTAGAAGATGAACCTTCGATTTCGTCTGTGCTTGTCCCTCTTTCTGGCGGCGGTTTGATCTCAGGCATCGCCCTTGCAATGAAGTCCGCAAGCCCGAGTATCAAAGTTATCGGCGTTTCCATCGAGAACGCCCCTGTAATGTACGAAAGCATAAAGGCAGGTCATCCTATAGAGATGAAAGAAGTTGACTCAATTGCAGAGTCCTTGCTTGGAGGAATAGGGTTGGACAACAGATATACATTTGAAATGGTACGCGATCTAGTGGACGAGATCGTATTGGTAAGCGAGAAGGAGATTGAAAATGCTCTCTCCTTTACCTTGGAAAACCATCATTGGTTGTTAGAAGGCGCCGGCGTAGCCGGCATCGCTGCATTGCTTAGTAATAAAGCAAGCGGAACAGGCAAAACAGCGATCATATTGTCAGGCTCGAATTGTGAAGCACGATCTCTGTTGAAACAATTGCAAATCTGA
- a CDS encoding TRAP transporter small permease, producing the protein MKLLRLFNIGLKKIEEWIIAYSIILMAIILISNVLARNLFNTSINFTEEVSQFLTIFVTFFGTSYAARKAQHIRMSLLYDISSEKGRKAIILVTSIGTALLMFYLTYLSYKYVARVAALNRVSPILQFPLYIVWSAVPIGCFLTGIQYTLTFIKNLTVKETWLSFESKFEYEDVPNSNKESEGVKTEENLTVRERQDLERGDA; encoded by the coding sequence ATGAAACTCCTTCGCTTGTTTAACATAGGTTTAAAAAAGATCGAGGAGTGGATAATAGCTTACAGCATAATTTTGATGGCAATAATATTAATATCGAATGTCTTGGCAAGAAACTTATTCAACACGAGCATAAATTTTACCGAAGAAGTTAGCCAATTTTTAACAATATTTGTAACTTTTTTCGGTACTAGTTATGCAGCCAGGAAGGCACAGCACATAAGAATGTCCCTCCTTTACGATATATCCAGCGAAAAAGGAAGAAAGGCTATTATTTTGGTCACTTCCATAGGAACAGCCCTATTAATGTTTTATTTGACTTATTTGAGCTATAAATATGTCGCTAGAGTTGCTGCGTTAAACAGGGTAAGCCCAATTTTGCAGTTTCCACTTTATATTGTATGGAGCGCAGTTCCCATAGGGTGTTTCCTAACGGGTATTCAATATACCTTGACATTCATTAAAAACCTCACAGTCAAAGAAACCTGGCTTTCCTTTGAATCTAAATTCGAGTATGAAGACGTTCCTAATTCAAATAAAGAAAGCGAAGGCGTCAAAACAGAAGAAAACCTGACTGTAAGGGAAAGACAGGACCTAGAAAGGGGCGATGCCTAA
- a CDS encoding TRAP transporter large permease: MLLVMLGSMLLLLILGFPMMVPLIVAPLLVIHFYLPAFDPGMLVQQILGGIRPLALIAVPMFIFAADIITTGQVARRLIDFVMDFLGHLRGGLAITTTAACTFFGAVSGSTQATVVAIGETMRPFMLEDGYDDSFNMALIINAAGIALLIPPSISMIIYGVVTGSSVGELFIAGIGPGLLVFILFSIHCYFASRKMNIKLRERVSWKERLNSLKKALIPLGFPLIILGGIYTGTFSPTEAAAVSVLYAVLVETFVYRHLKVKDYYRIALSTGIVTAVVFILVAMGAAFSWLIAFTRIPDLILPPLLGEDPTAFKLLIIITISYFVACMFVDSIVAIMMLSPIFAPWVARLGIDPILVGVIVTMQAAIGAVTPPFGCNIFTAMAVFKRPYIEVVKRIPPFLILYILATLLVILFPDIALYLRDLAFR, from the coding sequence ATGCTGCTGGTAATGCTAGGTTCCATGCTGCTTTTGCTGATTTTAGGCTTCCCAATGATGGTCCCCTTAATAGTTGCCCCTCTGCTCGTCATTCATTTCTACCTGCCAGCCTTTGACCCAGGTATGTTGGTTCAACAGATTCTTGGAGGGATAAGACCTCTCGCTCTTATAGCAGTACCGATGTTTATATTCGCAGCAGACATCATAACGACAGGGCAGGTAGCGAGGCGGCTTATAGACTTTGTCATGGACTTCCTTGGCCATTTAAGAGGCGGTTTGGCGATAACGACGACCGCTGCATGCACTTTCTTTGGTGCGGTTTCAGGATCAACTCAGGCAACGGTGGTAGCTATTGGAGAGACTATGAGGCCCTTCATGTTGGAAGATGGTTATGATGATTCGTTCAACATGGCATTGATTATAAACGCAGCAGGAATAGCCCTACTCATACCTCCAAGTATTTCAATGATCATCTACGGAGTAGTCACGGGAAGTTCCGTCGGGGAACTCTTTATTGCAGGCATTGGACCGGGATTGCTTGTGTTCATCCTATTTTCCATACATTGTTACTTTGCTTCGCGGAAAATGAACATCAAGCTACGAGAAAGGGTTAGCTGGAAAGAGCGTCTGAACTCGCTTAAAAAAGCACTGATTCCTCTCGGTTTTCCCCTCATAATTTTAGGCGGAATCTATACGGGAACATTTAGCCCTACCGAAGCAGCTGCGGTTTCCGTTTTATATGCTGTCTTGGTCGAAACCTTCGTGTATAGACATTTGAAGGTCAAAGACTATTATCGCATAGCATTGTCTACAGGAATCGTCACGGCTGTGGTCTTTATCTTAGTCGCCATGGGAGCAGCTTTCTCATGGTTGATAGCCTTTACCAGAATCCCCGATTTAATATTGCCCCCACTTCTTGGAGAAGATCCGACAGCATTCAAGCTGCTAATCATCATTACCATATCTTATTTCGTTGCATGCATGTTTGTCGATTCTATCGTAGCCATCATGATGCTTTCGCCCATATTCGCGCCTTGGGTCGCAAGGCTTGGGATCGATCCCATATTGGTAGGAGTAATTGTCACGATGCAGGCGGCAATAGGAGCCGTAACTCCTCCCTTTGGATGCAACATTTTTACGGCAATGGCCGTCTTCAAAAGGCCCTATATTGAAGTAGTAAAGCGAATTCCTCCTTTCCTCATACTCTACATCCTTGCAACGTTGCTGGTTATTTTATTCCCCGACATCGCTCTCTATCTCAGGGACTTAGCCTTTAGGTAA
- a CDS encoding TRAP transporter substrate-binding protein, which produces MKLRSLIWMVLGFFLVSVMFLTLPNESYAAREWKYALEEIQGSVQDHYAQEYKKRVEEQIQDVTIIIYPYGALGTSEDISELTMNGMLEFCFATPGHLGTFIPAARVFSLPFIWSDNLEVNKYVAQHSKAIYEMLAAEYEKYDLKLLAALTEGWQIWTANKPIRTPADMKNFKIRIMGDPILAETYKAYGANPIQVPYSDIYSSLQLGMIEGNIQPYFAHEEMHFYEVQDYFIEAKEMPFFATVVANKQFFESLPKEEQEVIEQTARDCIEYIWGVQAKLNEERLEKMLKERPQIQVIKLTEEERQAFKDQTKPVIDKYIEMSGDTGKQILDQLLKEIAEAEEMFGK; this is translated from the coding sequence ATGAAGTTAAGGTCATTGATTTGGATGGTGCTGGGTTTTTTTCTGGTGTCGGTGATGTTTTTAACACTTCCAAATGAGTCGTACGCAGCTCGCGAATGGAAATACGCCTTGGAGGAGATTCAGGGAAGCGTTCAAGATCACTACGCTCAGGAATACAAAAAGAGGGTAGAAGAGCAAATTCAAGATGTGACAATTATTATCTATCCCTATGGAGCTTTAGGCACTAGCGAAGACATTTCAGAATTAACGATGAACGGAATGCTCGAGTTTTGCTTTGCCACACCTGGACATCTCGGAACGTTCATCCCGGCCGCGCGAGTGTTCTCTCTTCCCTTTATTTGGTCGGATAATCTCGAGGTGAATAAATATGTGGCACAGCACAGCAAGGCGATTTACGAAATGCTGGCCGCTGAATACGAGAAGTACGATCTAAAACTTCTTGCAGCCTTGACCGAAGGATGGCAAATATGGACAGCCAATAAACCGATAAGAACGCCTGCCGATATGAAAAACTTTAAGATAAGGATCATGGGCGACCCGATTCTTGCGGAGACCTACAAAGCTTATGGAGCCAACCCAATCCAGGTGCCTTACTCGGATATCTACAGCTCATTACAACTTGGCATGATCGAAGGCAACATTCAGCCCTATTTCGCTCACGAGGAGATGCATTTCTACGAAGTACAGGACTACTTTATCGAAGCGAAAGAAATGCCATTTTTTGCGACAGTAGTTGCGAATAAACAATTCTTTGAGTCATTGCCAAAGGAAGAACAAGAAGTTATAGAGCAAACAGCCAGGGATTGTATCGAATACATTTGGGGCGTACAGGCCAAATTAAATGAAGAGCGACTGGAAAAGATGTTGAAGGAACGCCCTCAAATCCAGGTCATCAAGCTCACAGAAGAGGAGCGTCAAGCCTTTAAGGATCAAACTAAACCAGTCATCGATAAGTACATCGAAATGTCTGGTGATACCGGAAAGCAAATTCTCGACCAGTTGTTGAAAGAAATCGCCGAAGCTGAGGAAATGTTTGGTAAATAG
- a CDS encoding aspartate/glutamate racemase family protein, which translates to MIYKVKGDQVSYGEAIGILLIENYVPFIPGDVANATTYSYPVRFQRIEGVTHRHLFDHDRSVKEKVFEASKKLVQEGVKAITGDCGFLALFQEELKEEMNIPVFLSSLIQLHFIKEIIPAGSNIGIITASSASLTADIFGAAGINFTDRLIIKGLENKKHFKESVIDEAGFLDTEKLEKEVVETTRELNEETQNMSAILLECSLLPPYGKAVSEVVNVPVFDYITMIDYVYSAVIKSNFKGYM; encoded by the coding sequence ATGATCTATAAAGTCAAAGGCGATCAGGTTTCTTACGGAGAAGCGATAGGAATTTTGTTGATAGAAAACTACGTCCCCTTCATTCCGGGGGATGTAGCAAATGCGACAACTTATAGCTATCCCGTGCGTTTTCAGAGGATCGAGGGAGTGACCCACAGGCATCTTTTTGATCATGACAGATCGGTCAAAGAGAAAGTATTTGAGGCTTCGAAAAAACTCGTACAAGAAGGAGTTAAAGCCATAACGGGAGATTGCGGTTTTTTGGCCTTATTTCAGGAGGAACTAAAAGAAGAGATGAATATCCCTGTTTTTTTATCGAGCCTTATACAACTTCACTTTATCAAAGAAATTATCCCTGCAGGGTCGAATATTGGGATAATTACTGCAAGCTCCGCCTCCCTTACGGCCGATATATTTGGTGCAGCAGGCATCAATTTTACAGATCGCTTAATTATAAAGGGTTTAGAAAATAAAAAACATTTCAAGGAATCAGTGATAGATGAGGCAGGTTTCCTCGATACCGAGAAGTTAGAAAAAGAGGTCGTGGAAACAACCAGAGAATTAAATGAAGAAACTCAAAATATGTCAGCTATTTTGCTCGAATGTAGTCTCCTTCCTCCTTATGGGAAGGCTGTATCAGAAGTCGTCAACGTTCCTGTTTTTGATTATATAACTATGATCGATTACGTATATTCTGCTGTTATTAAAAGCAACTTTAAAGGGTATATGTAA